The Paenibacillus spongiae nucleotide sequence GAGAACGGAGTATGGACGATACGCGCCATTGTCGGACGATTGGCCCGTCCCGGCTTGTTCGTGACCAATCTGTGCCGGGGCGGCACGCAATTATTGGGCTCCGATGGCATACGCCGCTCGGTTTCGGCTTCGGCTGTCGCTGGCAAGAAACGGCAGATGCGGGAGCTGACAAGGATCTCCACACAGGTGCTGGAAAGCCGGTTTCCCGGAATCGGCCAGCTTGGCTTCGATTTCGGTATCGATAAAAGCGGCAAGCTGTGGATATTTGAAGTCAATACGAGACCGCAATAAGTAGATTGCTGCCGTTAATGGCATTTAATATATTTGGTTGATAGGTTCATAGATTACCATCAAAGTTTTTTATTGGAACGTTTCGAAATGGCGTTGTGCATAACATTATTCACACTATCCTCGTTGATATTCCTGTTTTTTCGACGTTTACCCACAACATACTCACATGCTGTCCACAGTAATCTGTGGATAATCGGAACGCTTGTTCCGCCATTTTCGAGATGCTAAGATAAACATGGAAGATACAGGAAAGGAGTGTGGAACATGGAGATTCTGTCTGACGAGCTGCTGATAGATGCTTATCATGCGGCGATCCAGTTAAGCTTGGAATCCGAATTCATCAAACTGCTCGCCGCTGAAATAAAACGCAGGCAGATCAACCCGGATCACTATCGCATCACCGCATAAGAACCGTGAAGGAGCGGTTCAAGCCCCGCCCTCGCGCCATTTCTGGATCGACACCTCGCAAACATGATCACATCGCGGACAATATACAACATGCTGGCACTTTTGATCGACAATAACCGTTTCCATGAAATTGGAAGAGGCTTCATCAATCGGCTGATAAGGCGCATACGGAGCAGTATAATCGGCTGGTAATCCGCAATTGTCCATATAACTTGCACAGACCGGACACCGTGCGTCTAGCTGCTCCAATCCATTGCATATGGGACATAACATAAAGGGTATCCTCCTCGATCCGCATGGTCTCGTCAACCGTCGGTATTGAATAGGATACCCTCATTTTATGGATCAATCAGATGATCTACAATTTCATATTGCTGCTGTGTCCCGGCGACAGCCTTGCATCGGGATCAAAGTAAACTTTGGCGTTATTGATGGCGGTAGGCGCTTCTCCGAAGCCGACGGCTATCAGCTTAAGCTTGCCGGGATATGTCGTAATATCGCCAGCGGCAAAAATACCGGAGATGCTCGTTTCCATCCGTGAATCGACAAGGATCGATCCTTTCTCGATATCGATTCCCCAATCGGAAATCGGACCAAGCGATGAGACGAATCCGAAATTGATGATGACCGATTCGACTTGCAGCTCTTTCGTTTCTTTGGTGGTGATGTTCTGCAGCGTCAGACGCTCGATGCGATCCGTACCGTGCAGCCCTGTAATTTCATACGGTGTCATCACGTTTACCTTGGATTTCATCAAATTCTCAACGCTATGCTCATGGGCGCGGAATTTGTCGCGGCGGTGAATGAGCGTAACGCTGGCCGCGATCGGCTCAAGCATGAGCGCCCAATCGACTGCGGAATCTCCGCCGCCGTTGATCAGAACATGCTGATTCTTGAACTGCTGCAGATCGCTTACGAAATAATGCAGGTTCTTCTTCTCGAACTTGGCCGCTTCGGGCAGCTCCAGCCGTCGAGGCTCGAAGGCACCGACGCCTGCCGTAATAATGACGGCCTTCGCATAATGGGTTGCTTTGTCTGTCTTGACCATGAACAAGCGCTCGTCCAGCTTTTTAACTTCCTGAACTTTTTCTTCAAGGTATACTTCAGGCTTGAAGTGGTTCATCTGCTGCTTAAGCTGATCGACCAGTTCTTGAGCGGTCACTTTCGGGAAGCCGGCTACATCGTAAATGTATTTCTCCGGATAGAGCGCTGCAAGCTGTCCTCCAAGCTGCGGCATACTCTCTATTATTTTAACGGTAGCTTGCCTCATTCCTCCGTAGAAAGCGGCGAACATTCCGGTTGGGCCGCCGCCGATAATGACAATATCAACGATGGATTCTGTTGCTTCAGAGTTAGACATGGTGGCACCTCCATTTTATCGATCCACAGAGTTCATTATAGCTTTTCGACAAGCTGGATGGAAATGAAAATTGTATGTTATTCTAAAGTTTTTCGTATACTTTAACCCTTGAACTTTAATGAAAAAGTTTGTATCATGTGAGGTATTAAAAGCGAGATTGTCTACAATGCGCAAGATGGAGCAAGACTCGTGTTTTCGAACATTACAGAAAAAGAAATGTTAACTTCTTTAACTTCGATTGTGTAATTTTTCACAAAGTTAAAGGGAACAGGAATGGATGGGATTCTGCGATGAGTAACATACCGAAAATCGTCATTCTCGGGGCTGGTTACGGTGGCATATTGACGGCGCTTCGCCTCCAGAAAGAATTGAATTACAATGAGGCTGATGTAACGCTTGTTAACAAGCATGACTATCATTACATTACAACTCATTTGCACATGCCTGCAGCCGGAACGGACCGTGCCGAGAATGCGCGAGTCAGCATCTCCAAGCTTATTGACGAATTCAAAATCGATTTCGTCAAGTCGACCGTGGTTCAAATTCGAACGCAGGATAAGAAGGTCATTCTCGAGGACGGCACCTTGTCCTATGATTACCTGGTTATCGGCGTAGGCGGGGAGCCAGAAACTTTCGGTATACCGGGCATGCTTGAATACGCCATGAATATTCGCAGCTTAAATTCCGTCCGATTGATCCGTGAACATATTGAATACCAATTTGCCCGCTACAAGCGCGAGCCGCATCGCACGGATTATCTCACGTTTGTCGTCGGCGGAGCCGGCTTTACCGGCATCGAGTTCGTAGGCGAGCTGGCCGATCGCATACCGGAGCTGTGCAAGCAGTTCGATGTCGATCCGCAGTTGGTTAAGCTCTATAATATTGAAGCGGCTCCTACCGCGCTGCCAGGCTTTGACCCGGAACTTGTGGAATACGGCATGCAGGTGCTGACCAAGAAAGGCGTTATATTCCGCATCGGTACCGCCATCAAGGAATGCACGCCGGATGGCGTCATTGTCGGCGAAGGCGAAGAAATCCGGGCGGCTACCGTTATATGGGCGGCAGGCGTACGCGGCAACCGTCTGATCGAGGAAGCAGGCATCGAGACGATGCGCGGGCGCGTGAAGATCGACGAGTGTCTTCGCGTTCCGAATCATGAGAATATCTACGTCGTTGGGGATAATTCGCTCGTGTTTAATCCGGAAGGGCGTCCATATCCGCCAACCGCTCAAATTGCAATGCAGCAGGGCGTCGTTTGCGCTCACAACCTGGTCGCTTCAATCCGCAACCAGCCGCTGAAGCAATTTGAATTCAAGAACAAAGGTACGGTGGCTTCTCTGGGCAAGGGCGAAGCGATCGGGATCGTGTTCGGCAAGAAGTATACAGGCAGCAAGGCAGCTTGGTTTAAGA carries:
- the sda gene encoding sporulation histidine kinase inhibitor Sda; protein product: MEILSDELLIDAYHAAIQLSLESEFIKLLAAEIKRRQINPDHYRITA
- a CDS encoding NAD(P)/FAD-dependent oxidoreductase — its product is MSNSEATESIVDIVIIGGGPTGMFAAFYGGMRQATVKIIESMPQLGGQLAALYPEKYIYDVAGFPKVTAQELVDQLKQQMNHFKPEVYLEEKVQEVKKLDERLFMVKTDKATHYAKAVIITAGVGAFEPRRLELPEAAKFEKKNLHYFVSDLQQFKNQHVLINGGGDSAVDWALMLEPIAASVTLIHRRDKFRAHEHSVENLMKSKVNVMTPYEITGLHGTDRIERLTLQNITTKETKELQVESVIINFGFVSSLGPISDWGIDIEKGSILVDSRMETSISGIFAAGDITTYPGKLKLIAVGFGEAPTAINNAKVYFDPDARLSPGHSSNMKL
- a CDS encoding NAD(P)/FAD-dependent oxidoreductase, with the protein product MSNIPKIVILGAGYGGILTALRLQKELNYNEADVTLVNKHDYHYITTHLHMPAAGTDRAENARVSISKLIDEFKIDFVKSTVVQIRTQDKKVILEDGTLSYDYLVIGVGGEPETFGIPGMLEYAMNIRSLNSVRLIREHIEYQFARYKREPHRTDYLTFVVGGAGFTGIEFVGELADRIPELCKQFDVDPQLVKLYNIEAAPTALPGFDPELVEYGMQVLTKKGVIFRIGTAIKECTPDGVIVGEGEEIRAATVIWAAGVRGNRLIEEAGIETMRGRVKIDECLRVPNHENIYVVGDNSLVFNPEGRPYPPTAQIAMQQGVVCAHNLVASIRNQPLKQFEFKNKGTVASLGKGEAIGIVFGKKYTGSKAAWFKKAIDIRYLYIIGGIPLVVRKGKIL